From the genome of Alicyclobacillus sp. SO9:
TCTATGTTGGCCTCAATCACCTTGTAAGCCGTGAATGTCATCTGTCGTGAAGTGTTCCCATAACGTGTAATTTGTCCTCGTGCTTCTATGTAGTCTCCAGCGTAAACAGGAGCTTTGAACTCAACGTTGTCGTAGGCAACAAACAGTCCCTCGTCGCCGTCAGAGTGAATCAGTAATTCTGTTGCCACATCGCCAAACAGAGACAACATTCTGGCGCCATCCACCAGACGTCCTCCGTAATGCGCGTCAGCATCGCTCATACGCAGACGAATCACACTCTCATAACCATCGTGTTCGCTCACACCTATTACGCCCTTTCTCATTTTAAATTTCCCTATTAAAACAATGTTCTCCCAGGCCGCAAGTGCTCATCAGCCCAGTAGAGGGCAACATAAAGAAAAGCGGGTGAAGCTAAGCCGCACCCATTCTACGCATTCAGTTGAGCCTTTACTACCTGTCTCAATTCATCGATGTCAAAAGGCTTTGTAAAATGCGCCACAGCCCCCATCTCCATGGCTTCTTGAATCAGATCCAATTCGCCGTAGGCGGTCATCATCAGCACTTTCGCTGTGATTTCCTTTTTTCTTAGATTACGGAGAATTTCCAGCCCGTCCATACCTGGTATCTTCATATCCAAAAGAATCAAATCAGGGCGTTCTGAAACTGCCAGGTCCAGTGCGAGAGAGCCGTTGTGGGCCTGATATGTCTGATAGCCCTCCTTACTGAGTACTTCTTGAAGAAGCACACGGATACCAAGCTGGTCATCCACAATCAATACTTTTTTTGCCAAGACGTTCACCTTCTCGAAGGAAAAATCTGAGTATGTTATGTAAACAACCTCTACTATGACTAGTAAAGTCTGGCCTTGACCAAGTATTCGCTGTGTGAAATCTGAATTCCTGCAACTAACTTCACGAGAAAGAAAAAGACGCATGGAACGAGAATGTGCTCGAACCATACGCCTGTCCAAAAAAATTTCTATTTATCCCGGAATTGATTGGCCGCCAATTGAGCGACAATGAATTCTGATGAAATACATCTTATAAAGCCGTTTCAGAAGCTTTCAAGGTGCCAAATTGGTAACGCAAGGAAGCTGCTACAAATTCTCGGAACAGCGGCTGAGCACGGTTTGGCCGAGACGTGAATTCGGGGTGGAACTGGACGCCGACATACCACGGATGCTCTGGAACTTCGACAATCTCAACGAGTTTCTTATCGGGGCTCGTTCCGGCAATGTGCAGGCCTGATTCTTCCAACTGAACCCGGTAGTTGTTGTTAAACTCGTACCGATGGCGGTGGCGTTCACTGATTAAATCGGACTGATAAGCTTCTCGCGAGCGGCTTCCTTGGGTAAGGGCACAGCTGTACGCGCCCAACCGCATGGTACCACCCATATCCTCAATGTTCTCCTGTTCCGGTAAGAGTGCAATGACAGGATGAGGAGTAAAGGGATCGATCTCGCTGCTGTGAGCACCAGACAGCTTGGCCACATTCCTGGCATATTCAACGACTGCCACTTGCATACCAAGGCAGATGCCAAAGTACGGAATTTCCCGTTCACGTGCATACTGCGCAGCAACAATCTTACCCTCAATGCCCCTGTCGCCAAATCCGCCTGGTACCAAGATGCCGTCCACACCCGCAAGCATCTCAGGAGCATTGTCCGCAGTCAAGTCTTCAGAATGAACCCACTCAAACTCGACTGACGTATTGTTTTCATAACCACCGTGATTGAGTGCGGCCATAACACTGGCATATGCATCCGGAAGCGCTACGTATTTTCCTACAATTGCTATTTTAACAGTGTGTTTGAGTTCCTTGATGCGGTTCACCATGGCTTTCCACTCGTCTAGACTTGGAGGCGCCGTGTTCATTTCAAAGTGCTGTAGGACAATCTCATCGATTTTTTCTTCATGAAGCATCAAAGGAACTTCATATAGCACCTGTGCGTCTCTCGCTTCGACGACCGATTCAACATCTGTGTCACAGAACAAGGCAATTTTCTTTTTGACATCGAGGGACAGGGGGACCTGAGTTCTGCAAACAACAATATTCGGATTGATGCCGATGCTTCGCAGTTCTGCCACACTGTGCTGCGTTGGCTTTGTCTTTACTTCACCTGTCATCTCCAGGTAGGGAATTAGGGTAACATGGATATAAAGGACGTTTTGTCTGCCTACTTCGTTCTTCATTTCTCGAATCGCTTCAAGGAACGGCAAGCTTTCGATATCGCCAACTGTACCGCCAATTTCTGTAATGACCACGTCTGTTTCGGGATCGGCCGCTTGAATGATACGCTCCTTAATTTCGTTTGTGATATGCGGAATCACTTGGACCGTACCGCCCAGATAATCGCCTCGGCGTTCCTTTGTGATGACTGTCCAATAAATCTTACCGCTTGTAACATTATTGTTAGCTGTTAGGCTTTCGTCGATAAAACGCTCATAGTGCCCTAAATCCAAGTCCGTTTCAGCACCGTCATCTGTTACAAACACTTCACCGTGCTGATATGGACTCATTGTGCCGGGATCGACGTTAATATACGGATCGAATTTTTGAATCGTAACCCTTAAACCGCGATTCTTCAGTAATCGCCCCAGCGAGGCAGCAGTGATGCCTTTCCCTAAGCCGGAAACCACTCCGCCTGTAACAAAAATAAACTTCGCCATGCTCGCTCCTCCTCAAACTTGTCCCAAAAGGGCCATTCCAACGCGTCTGTCTGGCATACAAAAACAGCGTTCTGGCAAATACCAGAACGCAACTGACACACTTAGAAAGCATATCCTAACGGGATGTATCAGATAATCTATGAAGTTTTACAGCGATTCGTCCTCGTCTTCACTTTCATCTTCTTCTTCGTCGTCATCATCGTTGTCTTCATCATCAGAAAACTCACCATCGTCATCATCCGAGAAGTCTTCGTCTGATTCAGAATCGTCGTCCGCGTAATCGTCGTCGTCCGATTCGGAATCATCGTCCAATAATGGCGACAGTTCGTCATCATCGCTGTCGATCTCTAATTCATCCGTGTCATCCAAACCGTCTTCATCGTCATCACTAAAGGCATCCCCGGATTTACGCACAAAGCGCTTGCTGGTGAGCGATTTCTCTTGAGTTCGATCTGCAGGATACCAACGCTTCAAACCCCAGACATTTTGACCCAGGCACAGAAATCGTCCATCAATGTTGAGTTCTGTATAGACGCGTGCGATGACGGCCATAGCCTCGTCTTCAGTCATTCCACGCAGGTCTTGAATTTCCTTCATGAGATCGCGAAAATACATCGGGTCCTTCGATTGCTTAAGAACCTCATAAGCCAACTCGACGAGTGCCATGTTCTGAATCTCATTCTGTGACTTTGACAGCGCAACTGCCATCGAAAACTCCTCCTCAAAAACTGGTCAGAGGGCCTTTCCCTGCCCCTGACTATATCTATCCAACTGGTTCTAAAATAATGGTTGAAGCATGAACACCGAGGTAATTCGTGTGTGTGCAGAATTTTAATACGTGCGACATTATAGCACAATCCTTTTGTTTCGTCACAACTGTTTCCAAGGAAAGTTTGTCAGAATGTTTTCTGCACTTTGATAGGGGTCCTGACTCAAGTCTTCCTCCAGAATCCTCTTCCATTCTGTATCTTCTTTTGCCCGCTTCCTGACATACTCTGAGAGCGCTGCGTCAACCAGTTTCAGCGTCTCATCCCGGTGCCGGTTGCGTCGGCGCTGTTCCCAGAAACCCGACTCATGCAAGTGCTCATAGTGACGTGTCAAAGCCTGCCACAGTTCTTCCATCCCTTCTCCTGCTACGGCCTTCGCTGAGACAATAGGCGGAAGCCAGTTTTCACGCAGGAGTGTTTTCTCGTGAAGCATCAACCGGAGCTCCTGAATCAGTGTATCTGAGCCAGGCAAATCTCGTTTGTTGACAAGAAACAAGTGGGCAATCTCCATAATACCAGCCTTTGCAGTCTGTACATCGTCACCGGCACCCGGGGTCAGTACCAATACAACAGAATCTGCCACCTGCATCACGTCAAGTTCAGCCTGCCCCACGCCGACCGTTTCCAGAAAAATCACGTCACAGCCTGACGCTTCGAGTACATACAGCATTTCGCGCGTGGATTTCCCGATGCCTCCGAGGCCGCCCCGACTCCCGACGCTTCGAATGTACACGCCAGGGTCTGTGCTGTGCTTCGTCATGCGCACCCTGTCTCCGAGCAAGGCACCACCTGAAAATGGACTTGACGGATCGACAGCAAGTACACCCACTCGCAAACCTTGTTTGCGGACAAAATCTATCATTTTGTCTACCAGTGTGCTTTTCCCTGCCCCGGGCGATCCCGTAAAACCAACGACTTGCACCTTCCCGCTGTATGTATACAGGGATTCCAACAGCGCACGTTTGTCTGGGGCATTGTTATCAATCAGAGTCAGAGCCCGTGCCACAGCGCGGGGCTCCCCTCTTAAAATCCGGTTAAGCAGCGGGTGCATATCGCCCGTCACCCTTTCAAATGAACCTGTTGATGAAACTGTTGCTAAAACTGTTGCTAAAACTGTTGCTAAAAAAGTTTATCACGATTCCTTAAGCACGAGACGGGCAATAACCATCCGTTGAATCTCATTGGTTCCTTCGTAAATCTGTGTAATTTTGGCGTCTCTCATCATGCGCTCCACAGGGTACTCGCGAATAAAACCATACCCGCCGAAGACCTGGACCGCTTCAGTCGTCACCTCCATGGCTGTATCAGAAGCAAATACCTTGCTCATGGCAGAGGCTTTTCCGTACTCATGACCGTTTGAT
Proteins encoded in this window:
- a CDS encoding response regulator encodes the protein MAKKVLIVDDQLGIRVLLQEVLSKEGYQTYQAHNGSLALDLAVSERPDLILLDMKIPGMDGLEILRNLRKKEITAKVLMMTAYGELDLIQEAMEMGAVAHFTKPFDIDELRQVVKAQLNA
- the meaB gene encoding methylmalonyl Co-A mutase-associated GTPase MeaB; protein product: MHPLLNRILRGEPRAVARALTLIDNNAPDKRALLESLYTYSGKVQVVGFTGSPGAGKSTLVDKMIDFVRKQGLRVGVLAVDPSSPFSGGALLGDRVRMTKHSTDPGVYIRSVGSRGGLGGIGKSTREMLYVLEASGCDVIFLETVGVGQAELDVMQVADSVVLVLTPGAGDDVQTAKAGIMEIAHLFLVNKRDLPGSDTLIQELRLMLHEKTLLRENWLPPIVSAKAVAGEGMEELWQALTRHYEHLHESGFWEQRRRNRHRDETLKLVDAALSEYVRKRAKEDTEWKRILEEDLSQDPYQSAENILTNFPWKQL
- a CDS encoding hotdog fold domain-containing protein: MRKGVIGVSEHDGYESVIRLRMSDADAHYGGRLVDGARMLSLFGDVATELLIHSDGDEGLFVAYDNVEFKAPVYAGDYIEARGQITRYGNTSRQMTFTAYKVIEANIDEAFPSAAQVLSQPIIVTKATGTCVVPAEKQRFKEK
- the rpoE gene encoding DNA-directed RNA polymerase subunit delta, translated to MAVALSKSQNEIQNMALVELAYEVLKQSKDPMYFRDLMKEIQDLRGMTEDEAMAVIARVYTELNIDGRFLCLGQNVWGLKRWYPADRTQEKSLTSKRFVRKSGDAFSDDDEDGLDDTDELEIDSDDDELSPLLDDDSESDDDDYADDDSESDEDFSDDDDGEFSDDEDNDDDDEEEDESEDEDESL
- a CDS encoding CTP synthase, producing the protein MAKFIFVTGGVVSGLGKGITAASLGRLLKNRGLRVTIQKFDPYINVDPGTMSPYQHGEVFVTDDGAETDLDLGHYERFIDESLTANNNVTSGKIYWTVITKERRGDYLGGTVQVIPHITNEIKERIIQAADPETDVVITEIGGTVGDIESLPFLEAIREMKNEVGRQNVLYIHVTLIPYLEMTGEVKTKPTQHSVAELRSIGINPNIVVCRTQVPLSLDVKKKIALFCDTDVESVVEARDAQVLYEVPLMLHEEKIDEIVLQHFEMNTAPPSLDEWKAMVNRIKELKHTVKIAIVGKYVALPDAYASVMAALNHGGYENNTSVEFEWVHSEDLTADNAPEMLAGVDGILVPGGFGDRGIEGKIVAAQYAREREIPYFGICLGMQVAVVEYARNVAKLSGAHSSEIDPFTPHPVIALLPEQENIEDMGGTMRLGAYSCALTQGSRSREAYQSDLISERHRHRYEFNNNYRVQLEESGLHIAGTSPDKKLVEIVEVPEHPWYVGVQFHPEFTSRPNRAQPLFREFVAASLRYQFGTLKASETAL